Below is a genomic region from Paenibacillus pabuli.
TGGAGATCATAACCGCCGCGATTGCGCCTCCTGTTGTGAAACTTCCATCTACGGTAAGATCGGGAAAATCGAGAATACGGAACGTAATATATACGCCAAGTGCCATCAGGGCATATAACAGACCGAGCTCTATTGCCCCTTCAATTGAATTCCAACTTATACTCACGCTACTTCCTCCCTGTCTATCGAAAAGAATGAGGCGAACCCACTGCACGTCCGCCTCGCATCCGTACTGCCGGGTTATTGTCCGGTCAGATTATTGAATAATGTTGTTGTCCTGGTCCTGCACTTCAGCCTTCATCTCGTCCGTAACCGTGATGCCTTGAGCTTCAGCCGCTTTAAGATTCAGGATCAGATCGAGCTTGTCCGGAACCGTTACTTTCATATCGCCAGGCTTCGTACCATTTTTCAGAATATCCGCAGCCATTTCGCCCACTTGATATCCGTGGTCATAGTATTTGAAACCTACGGTAGCAAAAGCACCTTTTTCTACTGTATCCCGGTCACTGGAGAAGAACGGAATTTTGTTGCTGTTTGCTGTCTGAATGATCGTATCCACCGCGCTGACAACCGAGTTGTCGAGTGTGATGTAGAAGGCATCGACTTTGCCTACCAGAGAGTCCGTTGCCTGTTTAACTTCAGATGTATTCGTAACTGGGGCTTTAACCAGCTTGATACCATGTGTCGCCAGTGCCTTTTCCGCATTGTCTGCCATAACAACGGCATTCGGCTCACCCTCGTTAATGACCAAACCAACGGTTTTGATGTCCGTCATATACTTCGCGATAAAATCAGCCAATTGAACGATCGCCTCCGGATTCGTATCCGATGCACCGGTTACGTTACCGCCTGGCTTGTCCAGGTTACTAACCAATTTTGCACCAAGCGGGTCCGTCACCGCTGCGAAGAGCAATGGCTTTTCTTTGACCTGCTGAGCCAGAGCCAGTGCAGATGGGGTAGCAATCCCGAGCACCAGGTCATTCTTCGAATCACCTGCGATTTTTTGGGCAATGGACAGGTTGTTGGTTGAATCACCTTGTGCATTGTTGTAGTCAATGGTCAGGTTTTTGTTTTCTTCGATTCCCGCTTCCTTCAGTGCCGCAATAAACCCTTCACGTGTGGCATCCAGGGATGGATGTTCCACGATTTGCGAAATGGCAATGCGATAGGATTTCTCTGCAGTACCTTCACTTGCTGTAGTACTGGATCCTTCGGATTCCGTACCCGTATTGCTGTTATTTCCGCAACCTGCTGCTACAATCATTGAGGCAACCATCATCAGTGACATCCAGAATTTCTTTTTCATGTGAGAACCCCTCTCCCTCTTCTAAATGTTGTTGCCCTTCTCCTCATTCAAGTGACACGATAGGGCGGGACAAAGCGAACGCTTCAACGCATTGTTGCTTTTATCGACAAAAGCAGACAAACATAGACGTTCCTCATGCAACTGAAGTCCATGACTCGTATTGGTCATTTTGTGTTTCTCTAATATTAAGGTGCGACTTCTTTCCCGTCAATGGTTGAACCGCTTCCAATTTGGTTTGATTTCTAAGGTGTGATAGAAAACATGACACCCAATAAAAAAAGAGACTGTTTCGAATAATCGAAACAATCTCTAGTCGTACACTAATTCCCCGCGGCTTCGCGAATCTGATATGTGCATTTCTTGCCACCTTCAGCGTAACATTCCGTGCGCTCGACATCCGCCTGCAATAAGGAGCGAAACAGATCCAGTTCACAGCGACAAGCCTGACGGTATACGCTCGCTACCTGTACAATCGGACAGTTCAGCTCTGTCAGCACATAAGAACCGTCTTCTTCTCTCGACGCGTCAGCCATGTAGCCATTAGCATTTTGGATTCGTGCCAATTCCTCCACACGCCCGGCCAGATCCTGGCCCTCCATCTGTGGCAATTTGCTGCGGAGCAGCTTATCCCGCCGGCTCTCGAACAACGTGTCTACAATTCCTTCACCGGCCGACTCCGTCAATTCTTCCAGCAACTCAAGTGTAAGCGATGGGTAGGATTTAGGAAAAAAGCCATCTCCGCGTGCGGTTAAATGGTATACCGAAGATGGGCGTCCAGCTGTGGCTCTGGCTTCCCGGACTTCAATAAGTCCGTCCTGCTCCAGTGCCGTCAGATGACGACGAATCGCCATCCCGGTCAGTCCCAGTTCGGCCGTCATTTCTCTTGCGGTCATCGTGCCCTGCCGCTTCAGCATGAACAAAATCCGTTCACGCGTCGTCATTTCGTCTTCACGCTTCACGTGCAGCACCTGCTCTCCTGCTTAAGCGTGTACCGGTGCTGCCTCCCGGCAGGCATCCGAGCAAAAGCGGTTATGCGTCTCTTCGCAATCCTCACAGCACACATGCTGCAGGTTGCAGGTTGGACAATTAATATATCGGTCATGTGTCGTTCCACAGTGATAACAGCTGGCAATGACGATATCTTCATCTGTCCGGTTAATTGGCACAGAGATGCGTTCGTCAAACACATAGCATTTGCCATCGAACAGACGGCCTTGTACCTCAGGGTCCTTACCGTAGGTCACGATGCCGCCTTCCAGTTGAGCCACGTCCTGGAACCCTTCATTGATCATGAAACCGGTCAGCTTCTCGCAGCGAATGCCGCCAGTACAGTAGGTAATGATCTTTTTGTCCTTCATGTCGCCCAGATTCTCCCGAATCCAATCCGGAAACTCACGGAACGACTCGACATCCGGACGAATGGCTCCGCGGAAATGACCGATTTCGTATTCATAGTCATTGCGGCCATCGATAACGATGACGTCATCACGTTGCAAATGCTCATGGAACTCCTTCGGCGAGAGGCGTTTGCCGCTAGTCACGTTCGGATCCAGATCTTCGTCCACGCGGAAGGTTACCAGCTCCGCTTTGTGACGAACGAATATTTTTTTGAACGCATGCTCTTCCACGTCATCAATCTTGAACACCATATCGCTGAACAGCGGATTGGCATGCATGTCCTTCATGTATTGCTCCGTTTGCTCCGGCGTGCCGGACACGGTGCCGTTAATGCCTTCCGCTGCAATCAGAATGCGGCCTTTTACACCCAGGTCCTTGCAGTATTGCAGATGTTCTTGGGTAAACGTCTCGGGGTCTTCAATCTTCACGAACTTATAATATAAAAGCACGCGGTACGCGCTGTTACACATGTGTATCACCTGTTCCTATTCCATGTTGATATTGGCCGGATCATCCGACAAGCCTACAACGTTGCAACCTTGCTTATTAAAAAAGAAAATAAACAGCCGCCCGAAACATCGTCTCGAACTGCTGCCCAACATACGACTTTTATTCCTGCCCTCTAGTTTATCGGAAGCGGAAGGGCTTAGTCAATATAAATGTATAGAAAGGGATGAAAGTTATGGAACATTTTAACCATAATTGAGTTGTCTCTGGAAGATATCAAAATTTATTTTAAATTTGAATTAAATTCATATTCATTTTTGCCTGCGTATCCAGTACACTATGCTCATCATTATATGGCTTACTATTGTAAATCAGGAAAGTACAGTGGACGGGAATAAGCATAACGTGAACATATTTATGAAGAAAATGGGGATGAAATTGTGAGTTTAACGCTGTTAAAAAAAGTAAGTCTCATGTGGTTGGTATTTCTAATCGGACTCAGTGGTCTTTGGAATAACTTCGGCATGATACAAAAGGTGAACGCCGCAGCGGCGGAGCCCTATCTTGGTGAGATCAGATTATTTCCGTACAATGCAACACCTACAGGATGGATGCCAGCCAAAGGACAGACCATGTCAGTCACTCAAAATTCCGATCTTTTCTCACTGCTTGGACGTAAATTTGGGGGCGATGGAGTAAAAACATTTGCATTACCTAATCTATCCGGTGCTGCACCTGATGGCATGGGCTATTATATAGCCATAACCGGAATTTTCCCTTCCCGTGAAGAGGGCGTGGGAGGTAATGCGAGGTCCGCCCTTGGAGAAGTCCGTCTGTTTCCGTATCAGTTTACCCCCCAGGGATGGTTAGCAGCGAATGGTCAAGAGGTCTCCACATCCACCTACAGTGATTTATATTCGATGATAGGGACGTCCTATGGTGGAAACGGAAGTACAACATTCAAACTACCGAGTTTACCCAAAACAGATGATAATATCATCTATGCAATTTCCACTGATCCAACCAGCCGTGCTGAGAATGGAACAGGTATCGAGTATGTAGGCGAGATTATCCCCATGCTGGTTACTCTCACGACGAATAATTGGGTATTAGCTAATGGCTCGACACTCCCTACCAACAGTAACCAACCTTTATTCAGCCTATTGGGCACCAAGTTTGGTGGTGATGGCCAGGTGAGTTTTAAAGTACCTAATCTCAACAGCAACCAATCCGCTTTGGTTTATTACGTTGCGAACGCAGGAGTATTCCCCACTCTGGACTTCGGACAGCTTCCGGAAGCAATCGATGATACCTATACTACCAATCAAAACTCCGCTTTGGTTGTTCCTGCACCAGGCGTGCTAGCCAATGATAGGGATGCTTCTACTGCTATTTTGAGAAGTGGGCCGATGTACGGAACACTCGTTATGAATGCCGACGGTTCGTTTACTTATACTCCGAGTGCCAATTATGTGGGAACCGACAGTTTCACTTATAGTGCTTACAATGAATGGGGCACCAGTGTTCCAGTGGCAGTTTCCATAACCGTTGAGCAAACTACAGCTCCAATCATTAGCGGTGTAGTCGAGAGCACTGTATACAATCAAGCGGTCACACCTAGCTTTAATAGTGGTACGGCCCTGCTGAATGGCGCTGCATTTACAAGTGGCACTACCGTCACGGCAGATGGTGATTATACCCTGGCCGTTACCAATAGCATTGGTACAACAACGATTCACTTTACGGTAGATACCCATCCCCCTGTTGTCACAGGCGTGACCCAGAACGGCGTCTATAACGTTAGTCCCGTGATCAGCTTTAATGAAGGAACTGCAACCCTCAATGGTTCCCCATTCAATAATGGAGATACAGTCCAAACTGAAGGAGAACATGTACTGATTGTTACTGATCGTGCAGGCAACACGACGACGATTCAATTTAGTTTTTATACGCCACGGACGATCCATTTTGACAGTAATGGCGGTTCAGATGTGCCTGAACAACACGTGAATTACGGTGACCAATCTGCCAAACCTGCCGATCCAACCAAAGCTGGGCACACTTTCGCTGGATGGTTCACCGATTCAGGTTTGAGTCAGGCCTTCGACTTTAACAACACAGCCGTAACTACCGATCTTACCTTGTATGCAAAATGGACGATCAATTCCTACACCGTTAACTTCGATTCTAATGGTGGTACGGCGGTTGATGATCAGTCTGTTCAATACGGAGAGTTAGCGACAGCTCCGGTCGATCCAACCCTAGCTGGACACACCTTCGCTGGATGGTTCACCGATTCAGGTTTGAGTCAGCGTTTCGACTTTGATAATAGAGCCGTAACTGGCGATCTTACCCTGTATGCAAAATGGACGATTAACTCCTACACCGTTAACTTTGACTCTAACGGCGGTACAGCGGTCGATGATCAGTCTGTTCAATACGGGAAGTTAGCGACAGCTCCGGTCGATCCAACCCTAGCTGGACACATCTTCGCTGGATGGTTCACCGATTCACGTTTGAGTCAGGCTTTTGACTTTGACAACACAGTCGTAACAGGTGATATCACCCTGTATGCAAAATGGACAGCCGACAAATACACCATCTCCTTCAATTCGCTTGGAGGATCTACCGTAGCTGATGTAACGGTTGAGCACGGGGATAAGCTTACAGCTCCACCTTCACCAAGCCGTTCAGGCTACACGTTTGTCGGATGGTATGCCGATTCTGAGTTGAAGACGCCGTTCGACTTTGATCAAACGGAGATTCTTTCCGATCTAACCTTATATGCAAAATGGAACGTGATTCCTTCTCCACCATCAGGCGGCAATGGCAATAACAGTGGTGGCTCCGGTAGCCAGAATAGTAACGGATCGAGTGGTAATTCCTCGCCATCTAATACGATAAACTCAACTAATGGTCGTTTAACGCTGGCAGCGGGGCAGGCAGGGCAAGTAAGTTTGGGCGATGGCATCACGTTAACCATTCCTGCCGGGGCGATGAATCAGGAACTGAAGATCACCATTGATCCGGTTAAAGATTCATCTGATCTGCTGACCAACCAGGCCCAACTGCTGAGCCCGGTATATGAACTTCTCAAAAATGTCCCACAGAATTTCGATAAATCCGTAACATTGAAGATGGCCTTCGATGGATCAGGCTTGCGAAGCAATCAGTGGGCTGAACTATTCTATTTTGATGAACAAGATAAAACGTGGCATTCCGCTGGAGAATCCTCTATGGAGGGGAAAAAGATCCAGGTGCACGTAGATCATTTCACCAAATTTGCTGTATTCGCGGTTGATCAGCCCAATGTTCCAGCAGAAGGGGCGTTAAACGATATACAAGGTCACTGGGCAGAAGAGCTCATTCAACAGGCCGTCCGTGAAGGCATCGTGAAGGGATATGCGGATGGATCGTTCAAACCAAACGCATCCGTTACACGTGCCGAATTCACAGTGATGCTGATGAACAAGCTGCAAAACGATTCCACAGAAGCTCCTTTAACTTTTACCGACCGCTCAAGCATAGGTGCCTGGGCACAGACTGCCGTAGCGCGCGCCGTGCAAGCAGGGATCATTCAGGGAGACTCAAGTGGCGCCTTCCATCCAAATGATGCCGTAACCCGTGCGGAGATGGCTGTCATGGTAGCGAATGCACTGCAATTGAAAGCAGAGTCTGGCACCAGCTCAACCTTTGCAGACGACGAACAGATTCCTGTGTGGGCGAGAGCTGCGGTTGCCGGAATGCAAAAGTCCGGGTTGTTGAACGGTAAAGGATTCAACATCTTTGCTCCAAGAGATAACACGACGCGTGCCGAAGCAGTGAAGCTGCTGCTGAGTATGCAAAAATAAGCTCTCCTAAATAAAAGCCTGTGTTCTGGCAGCCTCCTCTCTGAACTGTATAAAACAGTTGGAGAGGAACTGCCCCAGAACACAGGCTCTTTACTTTATTACGAATACGGAATGCGGATACGGTGAAACTGCCCATCAATGCGGAAGACGTTAACAGCACGCACCACTTCTTGACACGAATAGAACCGAGATATAAAATACATAAAAACGAAGGAAAACAAAATATTTTATTTATTTTCCAAACGATCCTATTGATTATAAGGAGGCATGATCATGAGCAAAGAACGCATTCTTGATGCTGCCCGTACTGAAGTAATCCGCGGTGGCTTTCGCTTCAGCATGAATGACTTGTCCAAACAACTTGGTATGAGCACCAAGACGGTATACGAGTTCTTTTCTTCCAAGGAGGACTTGCTCAAGGATTTACTCGATGCCTCACTGGCCGAGATCGTTCAGAAAGAGCAACAGCTTATGAGTAATAGTTCGCTCTCTATTCCATCCAAGTTAAGACAAGCCCTTGTCATGCTGCCTGATGATCTAGGCATGTTTGATCTTCAGCGTTTGTCTGAATTACAGCGTTATTACCCCGCTGTCTGGAGCCAATTAGATCGGTTTATAGCGAGTCATTGGGATGAGATCAGACAATTGATACATACAGGACAAGCATCTGGTGAACTGCGTTCATTTGATACCGACGTTTTTGTACAAGTCTATATTGGCGGCTTATACAGGTTAATGGAACAGCCTGCAAAGGGTTCATGGAATGGTAGCACCTTATCGGCAGCACTGCAGGAGATGGTCGATATGTTGCTGGAAGGCGTTCTTCCAAAGGAGGGACCATAATGGCTTGGTTATGGCTCTCTGTAGCCGTTTTATTTGAAGTGGCCGGGACGATTTCCATGAAAATGTCTGAAGGATTAAGCAAACCTGGACTCGCAGTGCTTATGGGTATTTTTTATCTCATTAGTTTTGGGGTCATGAGTCTCGCGCTCAAAGATATTCCGGTTAGTATCGCCTATGCCATATGGTCCGGAGCTGGGATCACCATTCTGGCTGTGGTTGGGCTATTCTCGTTTCAGGAACCGATGACTTGGCTGAAGGCAGGATCACTGCTGCTTATTATTCTCGGTGTGGCTGGATTACGCATGGGAAGCCCTGAAGCGAAAGTACCCAAGAACGAATCTATCCACCAGGTAGCAGATTATCCATCTTCCGTGTTGGCATGGGATGTCTCCCTACATCGTGGTGCTGAATCAAAACCGACTAAGGAGGAATGACATTGAGTCGTTCGTTAAAAACCTTTTTTCTGCTCACGGATATCGGCTTTCTTCTATATTGGGCGGTGACTTGGGGAGCGTGGATTCCAAAGGAATACTTATATCAGGACTATACCAACCCTCTGCTGGTCGCATGGAACCTGTCGTTTCTGCCGCTTGATCTGCTTATCTCGGCTACAGGATTCTACAGCCTGTTCCTTCTTCACTGTTCGGATCAACGTTGGCGGCTGGTTGCGCTTATCTCCCTCGTGCTGACCTTCTGTTCCGGGCTTCAAGCTATTGCCTTCTGGTCATTCCGTGGAGAGCTCGATTGGGGCTGGTGGGTTCCCAACCTCTACTTGATGATCTATCCGTTATTCTATATACCGATGCTTCTCCGTAAGGAACAGCGTATTTCTACGATTTCAAAAAATGCATAAGAAAAAGCCTGGCTCCTCCTGGAAACAGGCTCATTCTTGTACAGTCACTAGTTACTCCGAGATCGTAATAACGGAGGTGACAAAGTGATACGATTCATTCTGCAGCACCGCTTGGGACAGCAAAATCTTGTTACCTTCCGGGCTCCAGGCGAGTGGATCGGAGATGTCGTCCATATCGGCCGAGATCTGGAATTGTTCCGCAGACTCTGTATTGGATACGAATAATCCTTTCTCGTCATCGTTCTCCGAACTGATCGTATACGCAATCTTGGAATCATCCCCGGACCAACTGGTCCCGAAGATCTGTGTGCCCCTGGCGAGCGTCGCTTTCTCGTTGCCTTCCAGATCTGTAAGCACCAGCGCCCGTTTCGTATCCGCTGTTTTCTTTACAATGGCCAGCCGGGTGCCATCATTGGACGGAATGACCCACTCCACGCTTTTCAGGACCTGCTTCACGTCACCTGTGGTTGTATCATAGACATTCAATTGTCCGTCTTCACCAGTAATATAGTAGATCACACTGCCCGAGACCCTGACGCTGCGTACGTTGAAATTGCCGGTCTCCACCAACACCTTGGTTGTTCCATCAATACTGGCTGAAACGAGGTCTCCCTTCATATTCGGAAAGACGACATGCTGATTATCCAGCCATGCGCCTTCCTGAACGAAACCATCTTCCTCACCCGCATTCACCGACTCCCCGTTGTGCAAATTCAGAAAGAAACCCTTGCCTGTCGATTCCTCCGGCTCCCGGTAGAACAGGTACTGCCCATCCGGTGAGACAATCGGCGAGCTCAGACTAACTTCGCTCTCCTTGAGCGGTGTATCGGTTCCTTTCGCCAGATCGTACATATATAAGTTATGCGGGTATCTCTCCTGGCCTTCAACCGTGACGGGTTTCATCGACGTGTTCTCTTTGTCCGATACGATCCAGTCATCACTTAGCCAGGCCACGCCGCGCATATTGGGCAATTTATCAATTTTCTCGAGTTTGAAGCTCTGGTACACGGATGTATTGGTATTGTCTTTTACCGTGATATCCGTGCCCGTTTTTCCGCTTTGTGTACTGCCTCCCGGCGCCGTAGTCCCCCCGCAAGCTGCTGCCGACAATAGAGCTAACGCACCCAATGTACCCAATGCCGCCTGTTTCCAATTCATCATGGTCCCCCCTGCTTTCTCTGCTATAGACCAAGCATACACATGTCATACTTCCAAAGTTATTCAGACTTGTTTCCAACTTGTAAACTTGAATCGGCGAGTGGGAGAACAAGCTGGAACGTTGTTCCTTCCTCACTCTCATCACCCGGCAGCAGGGTGATCGTCCCGCCCTGTTTCTCTACAAATTGCTTCACGAGTGACAGACCGAGTCCGGTTCCGCCTGTTTTTCTCGCCCGGTCCTTGTTGACGGTATAAAAAGGTTCAAAGATCTTCTCTCTTGCCTCTTCCGGAATCGGCAGACCCGAGTTGAAGATGCGAATCACCGCTTCACGCGTCTGTGGCCGCTGCTCGCTCTGTACCCGAATGACGCCGCCAGGCACGTTATACTTGATCGCATTATCGAGCAGATTGATGAAGATATGCATGAGACTCTCCCGATCACTGCGGATAACGGAAGGCTGAATGTCCAGCTCCATACGAAGCGCAAACTTCTCGGCTTTGCCTCGCATGCGTCCGCAGGCGTCCTCCAGCAGCGCACCCACCTCTACATCCTCCGCCTGGTTCTCAAAATCATATTTCTCCAATGCCGATAAATGCAGCACCTTCTCGACCATCTCATATAACCGTTCCGTTTCCTTGCCAATGTTGCTGGATGCATCCTCCAGCAGCTGAGGGTCATCCCGATACATATCAAGCAGTTCCACATAGGCCATGATCGAGGTTAGCGGTGTTTTGAATTCATGGCTGATGTTGCCGATGTATTGTTTCTGCTGCTGTTCCAGTGCCTGGAGCTTCTCAATGGCCAGCTGCAGCTTCTGCTGTTCTGCATGCATGTCTGTAATATTTTGCTGGATGGACGTGCTCATGTAATAGATGCCTTGTCCCAGCTCGCCCAGTTCATCCTTGCGTTTTACAGGGGATTCCGTAATGTACTCGCCTTTCCGAATGGAATCCGCCGATTTCTTCAGCTTGGTAATCGCGACCGCGAAGCGATTATAGAACAGGTACCCGAGAATAAAGCTTAATGCCACGACGGTAATACCCGCCCATATGAACAACTGTAAAATGCGTGCATAGAATTCATGGTAGCTCTGGACCGGATACTGCATCCATATCGCCCCCATCTGACCATCCGGGCCGTCCAGCGGTGCTGCATAGAGCAGGGTGTCGCCCTGTTCACGGTAGGCAATTTTATTTTGCAGGGCATAGTTCAGCGTCTCCTGGATTTCCAGACTCTCACCCGGTGTAATGGACGAGCCCACCTGTGTCCCATTCATGTCATAGAGAGCGATCGGCAGACCTGTGGAGTTCGCCAGTTCCTGTGCAAGCCTGCGACCATTTTGCTTCAGAAAGGCATCCGTCTCCAGCCGAATGGCTTCGGTGTAATAGGACTGACGCACATTGAGATTGACCAGACGCGTCTGCTGGGACAGAATACCCTCGATCTGTGACTGCTGGTTGCGTTCAATCCCTCGCAGGACGAGGGAACTGAGCACCACAACGGTCAGAATGAGCAATGCCGCCAAGAACACGCTGAATTTCAGCTTGATGCTGACCCTCATGCCGAACCGCCCGGTTCAGGGGCTGGCGCCTTGTAGCCAATGCCGTATACGGTCTGCAGCTTTTGCTGATCCGTATCACCGATTTTTTTGCGCAAACGCTGAATATGAATGTCCACCGTGCGTGTGCCTCCTGCATATTCCATGCCCCACACCCGATCCAACAGATCATCCCGTGTGTACACCCGCTCCGGATTGGACATCAGGATGGTGAGCAGATCAAATTCCTTGGGCGTCAGATCCAGCTTCTCTCCCTTCACCGTCACCGTCCGATGAGCCACATGAATACGCAAGTCACCATTCAAGATAGCCTGGTTCTTCTGCTCGTCTGCCGGCGGGCTACTTTTCTCCACCCGGCGCATGAGCGCCTTCACCCGGGCGAGCAGCTCACGGATTTCAAACGGCTTGGTCATGTAATCATCTGCGCCCATTTCCAGGCCGACAATTTTGTCCACGATGTCATTTTTCACGGTCAGCAGAATAATCCCGATATCCTCCCGGTCCTCCAACCTGCGGCACACACCGTATCCATCGAGCCTCGGCATCATGACGTCCAGTATCATCACCTGCGGATGGAAGGACGCCACCTTGACCAGTGCCTCCTCGCCATCACTTGCAGTCTCCACTTCATATCCTTCGCGCCGGAGCGCATAAGCAATGGCACTGACGATACTTGACTCGTCATCTACCACAAGCACTTTTTTAGTCATCGGATTCATCCTCTTTATTGATGTCATAAGTTCAATATTCCTGGATCTATGTTAACAAGGTCTGACCGGATAATCCATGGAGGACTATACGATTTACGCAGAAAGCCGTATTCTCTAAGCTTGGACTTCGCTACACTTTTTTTATACCCGTACATGACAAAAAGACCTCACCGGAAAATGGGTTGGCCTTTGTCTCTTAGTATTTTAAGCTTCATGCATGACGAATGAACGATCTACTATTCCTCAAACGACAAGTTCATTGGCTCATCCGCTATCTCGTATTCCGTATCCATATGGGTCAAGGGCGTATTCAGGTCCACTTCCTCGAAGCGGAAGCTATCCACCCAGACCTTGCCTTTACCGTTCAGAATGACCCCGAATGAAATGACAGCACTGCCCTCCGGTACATCCAGCACGATGCTGTACTGATTCCATGGCTGTGTGCCGGAGATCGGACGATCGTGCATGTTATCAAACTGAAGCACGTCCTGGGCATGGTTATCCACACGCATCCATAATCCGCAGAACCCATCCACGCGCTCAGTCTTCACGAATCCGGATAACTTCATCCGTTTGCCCACATACTTGTCCGCCTTGAACTGCTGCATCATCGTCGCAAACTCGTTCGGCTCCATTGGTGTAACGGCCTTCAAATACCCCG
It encodes:
- a CDS encoding ABC transporter substrate-binding protein, with protein sequence MKKKFWMSLMMVASMIVAAGCGNNSNTGTESEGSSTTASEGTAEKSYRIAISQIVEHPSLDATREGFIAALKEAGIEENKNLTIDYNNAQGDSTNNLSIAQKIAGDSKNDLVLGIATPSALALAQQVKEKPLLFAAVTDPLGAKLVSNLDKPGGNVTGASDTNPEAIVQLADFIAKYMTDIKTVGLVINEGEPNAVVMADNAEKALATHGIKLVKAPVTNTSEVKQATDSLVGKVDAFYITLDNSVVSAVDTIIQTANSNKIPFFSSDRDTVEKGAFATVGFKYYDHGYQVGEMAADILKNGTKPGDMKVTVPDKLDLILNLKAAEAQGITVTDEMKAEVQDQDNNIIQ
- a CDS encoding helix-turn-helix transcriptional regulator produces the protein MKREDEMTTRERILFMLKRQGTMTAREMTAELGLTGMAIRRHLTALEQDGLIEVREARATAGRPSSVYHLTARGDGFFPKSYPSLTLELLEELTESAGEGIVDTLFESRRDKLLRSKLPQMEGQDLAGRVEELARIQNANGYMADASREEDGSYVLTELNCPIVQVASVYRQACRCELDLFRSLLQADVERTECYAEGGKKCTYQIREAAGN
- a CDS encoding rhodanese-related sulfurtransferase, whose translation is MCNSAYRVLLYYKFVKIEDPETFTQEHLQYCKDLGVKGRILIAAEGINGTVSGTPEQTEQYMKDMHANPLFSDMVFKIDDVEEHAFKKIFVRHKAELVTFRVDEDLDPNVTSGKRLSPKEFHEHLQRDDVIVIDGRNDYEYEIGHFRGAIRPDVESFREFPDWIRENLGDMKDKKIITYCTGGIRCEKLTGFMINEGFQDVAQLEGGIVTYGKDPEVQGRLFDGKCYVFDERISVPINRTDEDIVIASCYHCGTTHDRYINCPTCNLQHVCCEDCEETHNRFCSDACREAAPVHA
- a CDS encoding InlB B-repeat-containing protein: MSLTLLKKVSLMWLVFLIGLSGLWNNFGMIQKVNAAAAEPYLGEIRLFPYNATPTGWMPAKGQTMSVTQNSDLFSLLGRKFGGDGVKTFALPNLSGAAPDGMGYYIAITGIFPSREEGVGGNARSALGEVRLFPYQFTPQGWLAANGQEVSTSTYSDLYSMIGTSYGGNGSTTFKLPSLPKTDDNIIYAISTDPTSRAENGTGIEYVGEIIPMLVTLTTNNWVLANGSTLPTNSNQPLFSLLGTKFGGDGQVSFKVPNLNSNQSALVYYVANAGVFPTLDFGQLPEAIDDTYTTNQNSALVVPAPGVLANDRDASTAILRSGPMYGTLVMNADGSFTYTPSANYVGTDSFTYSAYNEWGTSVPVAVSITVEQTTAPIISGVVESTVYNQAVTPSFNSGTALLNGAAFTSGTTVTADGDYTLAVTNSIGTTTIHFTVDTHPPVVTGVTQNGVYNVSPVISFNEGTATLNGSPFNNGDTVQTEGEHVLIVTDRAGNTTTIQFSFYTPRTIHFDSNGGSDVPEQHVNYGDQSAKPADPTKAGHTFAGWFTDSGLSQAFDFNNTAVTTDLTLYAKWTINSYTVNFDSNGGTAVDDQSVQYGELATAPVDPTLAGHTFAGWFTDSGLSQRFDFDNRAVTGDLTLYAKWTINSYTVNFDSNGGTAVDDQSVQYGKLATAPVDPTLAGHIFAGWFTDSRLSQAFDFDNTVVTGDITLYAKWTADKYTISFNSLGGSTVADVTVEHGDKLTAPPSPSRSGYTFVGWYADSELKTPFDFDQTEILSDLTLYAKWNVIPSPPSGGNGNNSGGSGSQNSNGSSGNSSPSNTINSTNGRLTLAAGQAGQVSLGDGITLTIPAGAMNQELKITIDPVKDSSDLLTNQAQLLSPVYELLKNVPQNFDKSVTLKMAFDGSGLRSNQWAELFYFDEQDKTWHSAGESSMEGKKIQVHVDHFTKFAVFAVDQPNVPAEGALNDIQGHWAEELIQQAVREGIVKGYADGSFKPNASVTRAEFTVMLMNKLQNDSTEAPLTFTDRSSIGAWAQTAVARAVQAGIIQGDSSGAFHPNDAVTRAEMAVMVANALQLKAESGTSSTFADDEQIPVWARAAVAGMQKSGLLNGKGFNIFAPRDNTTRAEAVKLLLSMQK
- a CDS encoding TetR/AcrR family transcriptional regulator, with product MSKERILDAARTEVIRGGFRFSMNDLSKQLGMSTKTVYEFFSSKEDLLKDLLDASLAEIVQKEQQLMSNSSLSIPSKLRQALVMLPDDLGMFDLQRLSELQRYYPAVWSQLDRFIASHWDEIRQLIHTGQASGELRSFDTDVFVQVYIGGLYRLMEQPAKGSWNGSTLSAALQEMVDMLLEGVLPKEGP
- a CDS encoding DMT family transporter codes for the protein MAWLWLSVAVLFEVAGTISMKMSEGLSKPGLAVLMGIFYLISFGVMSLALKDIPVSIAYAIWSGAGITILAVVGLFSFQEPMTWLKAGSLLLIILGVAGLRMGSPEAKVPKNESIHQVADYPSSVLAWDVSLHRGAESKPTKEE
- a CDS encoding YvaD family protein, translated to MSRSLKTFFLLTDIGFLLYWAVTWGAWIPKEYLYQDYTNPLLVAWNLSFLPLDLLISATGFYSLFLLHCSDQRWRLVALISLVLTFCSGLQAIAFWSFRGELDWGWWVPNLYLMIYPLFYIPMLLRKEQRISTISKNA